One window from the genome of Sphaerotilus microaerophilus encodes:
- a CDS encoding DUF3460 family protein, translated as MPLFWKPYLSETTQFIEELKRKDPTLEARQREGRALLWDREQDRSAQADYDEAVVAQQPYVYQTKA; from the coding sequence ATGCCGCTCTTCTGGAAGCCCTACCTATCCGAGACCACGCAGTTCATCGAGGAGCTCAAGCGCAAGGACCCGACGCTGGAGGCCCGCCAGCGCGAAGGCCGTGCCCTGCTGTGGGACCGTGAGCAGGACCGCAGCGCCCAGGCCGACTACGACGAGGCGGTCGTCGCCCAGCAGCCCTACGTCTACCAGACCAAGGCCTGA
- a CDS encoding segregation and condensation protein A yields MAAAPDSPPAVPVAPDGLPEVVDHVAVARLYGEPLFALPTDLYIPPDALEVFLEAFQGPLDLLLYLIRKQNFNILDIPMADVTRQYLDYVEQIRRSNLELAAEYLLMAAMLIEIKSRMLLPARKSDEGREAEDPRAELVRRLLEYERIKLAAAQLDALPVLGRDFLRVQVTMEQALEPRFPDVHLADLQEAWAEVLKRARLTQHHRISREQLSVREHMSILLRTLHGRRFVEFQELFEPERGAQVLVVTFIAMLELARERLLEITQAEAFAPIYVRLAYQPA; encoded by the coding sequence ATGGCGGCTGCCCCCGACAGCCCGCCGGCGGTGCCGGTGGCGCCCGATGGCCTGCCCGAGGTGGTTGACCACGTCGCGGTGGCGCGCCTGTACGGCGAGCCGCTGTTCGCGCTGCCCACCGACCTGTACATCCCGCCCGATGCGCTGGAAGTCTTCCTGGAGGCCTTCCAGGGGCCGCTGGACCTGCTGCTCTACCTGATCCGCAAGCAGAACTTCAACATCCTCGACATCCCGATGGCGGATGTCACCCGGCAGTACCTCGACTACGTCGAGCAGATCCGGCGCAGCAACCTCGAACTCGCTGCCGAGTACCTGCTGATGGCGGCGATGCTCATCGAGATCAAGTCGCGCATGCTGCTGCCCGCGCGCAAGAGCGACGAGGGTCGGGAGGCCGAGGACCCGCGTGCCGAGCTGGTGCGCCGGCTGCTGGAGTACGAACGCATCAAGCTGGCCGCCGCGCAGCTCGACGCGCTGCCCGTACTGGGGCGCGACTTCCTGCGCGTGCAGGTGACGATGGAGCAGGCGCTGGAGCCGCGCTTCCCGGACGTCCACCTGGCCGATCTGCAGGAGGCCTGGGCCGAGGTGCTCAAGCGCGCCAGGCTGACCCAGCACCACCGCATCTCGCGCGAGCAGCTCTCCGTGCGCGAGCACATGAGCATCCTGCTGCGCACGCTGCACGGCCGGCGCTTCGTGGAGTTCCAGGAGCTGTTCGAGCCCGAGCGCGGCGCCCAGGTGTTGGTGGTCACTTTCATCGCCATGCTTGAACTCGCTCGCGAGCGCCTGCTGGAGATCACCCAGGCCGAGGCCTTCGCGCCGATCTACGTGCGCCTGGCGTACCAGCCCGCTTGA
- a CDS encoding Dyp-type peroxidase: MSQSTSLHQAGILDPVPAHARYLSFELHPGVDPRAALTQLAGQADGRDTVVGLGAGLIATLGAAVPGLRPFTAPAGARVELPASPAALWLWLRGGEPGELLLRGRAWQARLAMAFEPRHELAAFCHQGGRDLTGYEDGTENPSGDAAPATAFVQGAGPGLDGASFVAVQQWLHSMARFDAMSAAEQDHAIGRRRSDNEELDDVPPSAHVQRTAQESFDPEAFVLRRSMPWAEGAACGLLFAAFAARLDAFEAQLARMAGAEDGIVDALFQFTRPVGGATFWCPPMRPEGGLDLRAVRLTA; this comes from the coding sequence ATGAGCCAGAGCACGAGCCTGCACCAGGCCGGCATCCTCGACCCGGTCCCCGCGCACGCGCGCTACCTCAGCTTCGAGCTTCACCCCGGCGTGGACCCGCGCGCCGCGCTCACGCAGTTGGCCGGCCAGGCCGACGGGCGCGACACCGTCGTCGGCCTGGGTGCCGGCCTGATCGCAACGCTGGGTGCGGCGGTTCCGGGCCTGCGCCCCTTCACCGCGCCGGCCGGCGCCCGCGTCGAGCTGCCCGCCAGCCCGGCGGCGCTGTGGCTCTGGCTGCGCGGCGGCGAGCCCGGTGAGCTGCTGCTGCGCGGGCGCGCCTGGCAGGCCCGGCTGGCAATGGCCTTCGAGCCCCGACACGAGCTGGCTGCCTTCTGCCACCAGGGCGGACGCGACCTCACCGGCTACGAGGACGGCACCGAAAACCCGAGCGGCGACGCCGCACCCGCCACCGCCTTCGTGCAGGGCGCGGGGCCGGGGCTGGACGGCGCCAGCTTCGTGGCCGTGCAGCAATGGCTGCACTCGATGGCGCGCTTCGACGCGATGTCCGCCGCCGAGCAGGACCACGCCATCGGCCGGCGTCGCAGCGACAACGAGGAGCTCGACGACGTCCCGCCCAGCGCCCACGTGCAGCGCACCGCCCAGGAGAGCTTCGACCCCGAGGCCTTCGTGCTGCGCCGCTCGATGCCCTGGGCCGAGGGCGCCGCCTGCGGCCTGCTCTTCGCCGCCTTTGCCGCCCGGCTGGATGCCTTCGAGGCCCAGCTCGCGCGCATGGCCGGTGCCGAGGACGGCATCGTCGACGCCCTGTTCCAGTTCACCCGGCCCGTCGGCGGCGCCACCTTCTGGTGCCCACCCATGCGCCCCGAAGGGGGCCTGGACCTGCGCGCCGTCAGGCTCACCGCCTGA
- a CDS encoding FecR domain-containing protein, with the protein MTVVTRLGASCRSTGAGRPMAVPGLGGRPLPAWLLLMVMHLTAGATAQAADDYLYTVQTGDNPWNLSERFLLDMSYWPRLVAHNHIADDRRLPPGSTLRIPRPWLRLSSSTVQISALTGEVQVDLGQGLGWQAATAGTRLSAGARLKTEAQASAALQLSDGSQVLVRSDTELRLAQAGTVGNGALMLRIELQRGRLENAVHPLRAKGGRFEIQTPSAITAVRGTDFRISADAHSTRSEVLDGAVELGNPRGKVRLERATGSMATVQAPPLRPRPLLGAPRLGGIPTRWEQAAATLNWPALPGAQAYRVQLATLDGEGREDGTTLADRVSTTPSQALPPLRDGRYRLRVRAIDAQGLEGLQADTTLLLDTQPAPPEPQAPRSLAPVTRQSGTLRWRPAAGAVEAGAAPAPMQYRVQIAGPAGFAAPLADLTAAGLACALPDLMPGRYQWRIASLAGDDQGPWSAVQPLELAAGAPDLVGIDIDRQLRLHWRSEERAPVRLQVARDAAFTQLLLDEPRHGQTAALPLPAAGTYHLRVGSWPVAGRPVAWGPAHHVEVGRWRLGDRIEDLTVRTDLNSLPPTGAGPAPACARFAPPR; encoded by the coding sequence ATGACCGTTGTGACTCGACTCGGCGCTTCCTGCCGGTCCACCGGTGCCGGCCGACCGATGGCGGTGCCTGGCCTGGGTGGCCGGCCGTTGCCGGCCTGGTTGCTCCTGATGGTGATGCACCTCACCGCGGGCGCGACGGCCCAGGCGGCCGACGACTACCTGTACACCGTCCAGACGGGCGACAACCCCTGGAACCTGTCCGAGCGCTTCCTGCTGGACATGAGCTACTGGCCGCGCCTGGTGGCGCACAACCACATCGCCGACGACCGGCGCCTGCCGCCGGGCAGCACGCTGCGCATCCCGCGCCCCTGGCTGCGGCTGAGCAGCAGCACGGTGCAGATCAGCGCGCTGACCGGCGAGGTGCAGGTGGACCTGGGCCAGGGCCTGGGCTGGCAGGCGGCCACCGCCGGTACCCGGCTGAGCGCCGGGGCCCGGCTGAAAACAGAGGCCCAGGCCAGCGCGGCACTGCAGCTGTCCGACGGCTCGCAGGTGCTGGTGCGCAGTGACACCGAGTTGCGCCTGGCCCAGGCCGGCACGGTGGGCAACGGCGCGCTGATGCTGCGCATCGAACTGCAACGCGGCCGGCTGGAGAACGCCGTGCATCCCCTGCGCGCCAAAGGCGGGCGCTTCGAGATCCAGACCCCATCGGCCATCACGGCCGTGCGCGGCACCGACTTCCGCATCTCCGCCGACGCCCACAGCACCCGCAGCGAGGTGCTCGATGGCGCCGTCGAGCTGGGCAACCCGCGCGGCAAGGTCCGGCTGGAGCGCGCCACCGGGTCGATGGCCACGGTCCAGGCGCCCCCGCTGCGGCCCCGCCCCCTGCTGGGTGCCCCCCGCCTTGGCGGGATCCCCACGCGCTGGGAACAGGCCGCGGCAACGCTCAACTGGCCCGCACTGCCCGGAGCGCAGGCCTACCGCGTACAACTCGCGACACTGGATGGCGAGGGCCGCGAGGACGGCACCACGCTGGCCGACCGCGTCAGCACCACGCCCAGCCAGGCACTGCCGCCCCTGCGTGACGGGCGCTACCGGCTGCGCGTGCGCGCCATCGACGCCCAGGGCCTGGAAGGCCTGCAGGCCGACACCACCCTGCTGCTCGACACCCAGCCCGCCCCCCCCGAGCCCCAGGCACCGCGCAGCCTGGCGCCGGTCACGCGCCAGTCCGGCACGCTGCGCTGGCGCCCGGCCGCAGGGGCCGTCGAGGCCGGCGCCGCGCCTGCTCCGATGCAGTACCGCGTGCAGATCGCCGGTCCGGCGGGCTTTGCCGCTCCGCTGGCCGACCTGACGGCCGCCGGCCTGGCCTGCGCCCTGCCCGACCTGATGCCCGGGCGCTACCAGTGGCGCATCGCCAGCCTCGCCGGTGACGACCAAGGCCCCTGGAGCGCCGTGCAGCCGCTGGAACTGGCCGCGGGCGCGCCCGACCTGGTGGGCATCGACATCGACCGCCAGCTCCGGCTGCACTGGCGCAGCGAGGAGCGCGCCCCGGTGCGCCTGCAGGTGGCGCGCGACGCCGCCTTCACCCAGCTGCTGCTGGACGAGCCCCGGCATGGCCAGACGGCCGCCCTCCCGCTCCCCGCCGCCGGCACCTACCACCTGCGCGTGGGCTCCTGGCCAGTGGCGGGCCGACCAGTGGCCTGGGGCCCGGCCCACCACGTCGAGGTGGGCCGCTGGCGCCTGGGCGACCGCATCGAGGACCTGACCGTCCGCACCGACCTGAACAGCCTGCCGCCCACCGGGGCCGGCCCGGCGCCGGCCTGCGCCCGCTTCGCGCCGCCGCGATGA
- a CDS encoding EAL domain-containing protein, translating into MKWIQRLGLWSVRHPWWVAVASIALLLGPASPLLERLDRLAWDLTARATQGVRDRSVVADEQLIVTIDEASLQALGRWPWPRALHAELIDRLAASGARAIGYDILFSDAGALADDRRLAEAIRHSGRVVLPVAPFEPLAGRGLRAGLPLPELQAGAGGLGHVDTEIDGDGLVRRLHLQAGLGERCWETFALAVWRVADPGAAGQVHGPDPLTRPNTLTSPCTRSGGNPTAWSRHQERLQPLHQVEVPRLSALQLLRDPLAATAVSGRIIWVGVTAHGLDQPVTSPAAAPGTAWSGVQWQAQLLHALQHRQLIVPADESVVAAANLLPMLLLALLLQWRRSHLRGRRLLLALPLPWLGSAALLVGTQVWLPAMALTAGLVIAFTLTRAAELQGARDDLAHAQGQADATLRAITDSVLSIDAQLRVRYLNPSAERLVGDTLARVQGLHVSTLLHLTPRDAQVLEAALGACLEDREVVQLQQPLRLDTPPQPRLVRLIASPVRPAHLGSRGRERGKERGRDPARSAKGGAPHRRVSAQPEVVLALSDVTVEVQAGEQLRHEATHDKLTGLPNRTLLTDRLQHALTGVARSQRTLAVLFVDLDRFKRINDSLGHRQGDAVLQEVARRLVACSRAHDTVARWGGDEFVVLLEDVPSREVAAALAGQLIDAVAAEFQLDGIEVECGCCVGIALAPQDGKDADTLLALADTAMYRGKAHGGKRFEFYASEMPAWTREWLAIETRLRHGLEGGDFVLHYQPQVNLIDGSPVGLEALLRWRQPDGELWSPGRFINVTEETGLILSIGAWVIREATRQMAAWRDAGVPLVPVSVNVSARQCLDRHLVKVVADALADADIPAHLLKIEVTESTAMADLGQLKALLTELRQLGVAVAMDDFGTGYSSLAHLKRFPVDQIKIDPSFIHDITTDANGAAIVRATIALAHGLGVPVVAEGVENAEQMRFLTEHHCDIAQGYLYAYPLACDDVARYLHGNRPNPHGHDAFAHTMPLTTL; encoded by the coding sequence ATGAAGTGGATTCAGCGCCTGGGCCTGTGGAGCGTGCGCCACCCCTGGTGGGTGGCCGTCGCCTCGATCGCCCTGCTGCTGGGCCCGGCAAGCCCGCTGCTCGAGCGGCTGGACCGCCTCGCCTGGGACCTGACGGCACGTGCCACCCAGGGCGTGCGCGACCGCAGCGTGGTGGCCGACGAACAGCTCATCGTCACCATCGACGAAGCCAGCCTGCAGGCCCTCGGCCGCTGGCCCTGGCCCCGCGCACTGCATGCCGAGCTGATCGACCGCCTCGCCGCCAGCGGCGCGCGGGCGATCGGCTATGACATCCTGTTCAGCGATGCCGGTGCGCTCGCCGATGACCGGCGCCTGGCCGAGGCGATCCGCCACAGCGGCCGGGTCGTGCTGCCGGTGGCTCCCTTCGAGCCGCTGGCCGGCCGCGGCCTGCGTGCCGGGTTGCCCCTGCCCGAGCTGCAGGCCGGTGCCGGCGGGCTCGGCCACGTCGACACGGAGATCGATGGCGACGGCCTGGTGCGCCGCCTGCACCTGCAGGCCGGCCTGGGCGAGCGCTGCTGGGAAACCTTCGCCCTGGCCGTGTGGCGCGTCGCCGACCCCGGCGCGGCCGGCCAGGTCCACGGCCCGGATCCGCTGACCCGCCCGAACACCCTCACCAGCCCCTGCACCCGGTCCGGCGGCAACCCCACCGCCTGGAGCCGGCACCAGGAACGCCTGCAGCCGCTGCACCAGGTCGAGGTGCCGCGGCTGTCGGCGCTGCAGCTGCTGCGCGACCCCCTGGCCGCCACGGCGGTGTCCGGCCGCATCATCTGGGTGGGCGTCACCGCACACGGGCTGGACCAGCCGGTGACCAGCCCCGCCGCGGCCCCCGGCACCGCCTGGAGCGGCGTGCAGTGGCAGGCCCAGCTGCTGCACGCGCTGCAGCACCGCCAGCTGATCGTGCCGGCGGACGAGTCCGTCGTGGCAGCGGCCAACCTGCTGCCGATGCTGCTGCTGGCCCTGCTGCTGCAGTGGCGCCGCAGCCACCTGCGCGGGCGGCGCCTGCTGCTGGCCCTGCCCCTGCCCTGGCTGGGCAGCGCCGCGCTGCTGGTGGGCACCCAGGTGTGGCTGCCCGCCATGGCGCTGACGGCCGGGCTGGTGATCGCCTTCACGCTCACGCGGGCCGCCGAGCTGCAGGGCGCGCGCGACGACCTCGCCCACGCCCAGGGCCAGGCCGACGCAACGCTGCGCGCCATCACCGACAGCGTGCTGTCGATCGACGCCCAGCTGCGCGTGCGCTACCTCAACCCCAGCGCGGAACGGCTGGTGGGCGACACCCTGGCGAGGGTGCAGGGACTGCACGTCAGCACCCTGCTGCACCTGACCCCGCGCGACGCACAGGTGCTCGAAGCCGCGCTGGGCGCCTGCCTGGAGGACCGCGAGGTCGTGCAGCTGCAGCAGCCGCTGCGCCTGGACACCCCGCCGCAGCCCCGCCTCGTGCGCCTGATTGCCAGCCCGGTGCGCCCGGCCCACCTCGGCAGCCGCGGCCGCGAGCGTGGCAAGGAACGCGGCCGCGATCCCGCGCGCAGCGCCAAGGGCGGGGCCCCGCACCGCCGCGTCAGCGCCCAGCCCGAGGTGGTGCTGGCGCTCAGCGACGTCACCGTCGAGGTCCAGGCCGGCGAACAGCTGCGCCACGAGGCCACGCACGACAAGCTCACCGGCCTGCCCAACCGCACCCTGCTGACCGACCGCCTGCAGCATGCACTCACCGGCGTGGCACGCAGCCAGCGCACGCTGGCCGTGCTCTTCGTCGACCTCGACCGCTTCAAGCGCATCAACGACAGCCTCGGCCACCGCCAGGGCGATGCCGTGCTGCAGGAGGTGGCGCGCCGCCTGGTCGCCTGCAGCCGGGCGCACGACACCGTGGCGCGCTGGGGTGGCGACGAATTCGTCGTGCTGCTGGAGGACGTGCCCTCACGCGAGGTGGCCGCCGCCCTGGCCGGCCAGCTGATCGACGCCGTGGCGGCCGAATTCCAGCTCGACGGCATCGAGGTCGAATGCGGCTGCTGCGTCGGCATCGCGCTGGCGCCGCAGGACGGCAAGGACGCCGACACCCTGCTCGCCCTGGCCGACACCGCCATGTACCGCGGCAAGGCGCACGGCGGCAAGCGCTTCGAGTTCTACGCCAGCGAGATGCCCGCCTGGACACGCGAGTGGCTGGCGATCGAGACCCGCCTGCGCCACGGGCTGGAGGGCGGCGACTTCGTGCTGCACTACCAGCCCCAGGTCAACCTGATCGACGGCAGCCCGGTGGGCCTCGAAGCCCTGCTGCGCTGGCGCCAGCCCGACGGCGAACTCTGGTCGCCCGGGCGCTTCATCAACGTCACGGAGGAAACCGGGCTGATCCTGAGCATCGGCGCCTGGGTGATCCGCGAGGCCACCCGCCAGATGGCCGCCTGGCGCGACGCCGGCGTGCCGCTCGTGCCCGTGTCGGTGAACGTCTCGGCCCGCCAATGCCTGGACCGCCACCTCGTGAAAGTGGTGGCTGACGCCCTGGCCGACGCCGACATCCCGGCGCACCTGCTCAAGATCGAGGTCACCGAGAGCACCGCGATGGCCGACCTCGGCCAGCTCAAGGCCCTGCTCACCGAGCTGCGCCAGCTCGGCGTCGCCGTGGCGATGGACGACTTCGGCACCGGCTACTCCTCGCTGGCGCACCTCAAGCGCTTCCCGGTCGACCAGATCAAGATCGACCCCAGCTTCATCCACGACATCACCACCGACGCCAACGGCGCGGCCATCGTGCGCGCCACCATCGCCCTGGCCCACGGCCTGGGCGTGCCCGTGGTGGCCGAGGGCGTGGAGAACGCCGAGCAGATGCGCTTCCTCACCGAGCACCACTGCGACATCGCCCAGGGCTATCTCTATGCCTACCCGCTGGCCTGCGACGACGTGGCCCGCTACCTGCATGGCAACCGCCCGAACCCCCACGGGCACGACGCCTTTGCGCACACCATGCCGCTGACCACGCTGTAG
- a CDS encoding GMP reductase, with product MDIFDYDNVLLLPRRCRVDSRAECDPSVEFGGRCFQLPVVPANMRTVVDEPVAAWLAANGYFYVMHRFDLDSVVFARSMREQGLYVSISSGVKAQDLAVIDRLAAEGVGADYITIDIAHGHADSVRRTIEHIKAKLPQAFVIAGNVGTPEAVIDLENWGADATKVGIGPGKVCITRLKTGFGTGGWQLSALKWCARVATKPIIADGGIRHHGDIAKSVRFGAAMVMIGSLFAGHEESPGRTVEVDGQLFKEYYGSASDFNKGEYKHVEGKRILEPIKGTLAETLREMREDLQSSISYAGGRLLSDLRRVNYVILGGENAGEHLLM from the coding sequence ATGGACATCTTTGATTACGACAACGTGCTGCTGCTGCCGCGGCGCTGCCGCGTGGACAGCCGCGCCGAGTGCGACCCTTCGGTGGAGTTCGGCGGGCGGTGCTTCCAGCTGCCGGTGGTGCCGGCGAACATGCGCACGGTGGTCGATGAGCCGGTGGCGGCCTGGCTGGCGGCGAACGGTTACTTCTACGTGATGCACCGCTTCGACCTGGACAGCGTGGTCTTCGCCCGCTCGATGCGCGAGCAGGGGCTGTATGTGTCGATCAGCTCGGGGGTGAAGGCGCAGGACCTGGCGGTGATCGACCGGCTGGCGGCCGAGGGCGTGGGGGCGGACTACATCACGATCGACATCGCGCACGGCCACGCCGACAGCGTGCGGCGCACGATCGAGCACATCAAGGCGAAGCTGCCGCAGGCCTTCGTGATCGCCGGCAACGTGGGCACACCCGAGGCGGTGATCGACCTGGAGAACTGGGGCGCGGATGCGACCAAGGTGGGCATCGGGCCGGGCAAGGTCTGCATCACGCGGCTGAAGACGGGCTTTGGCACGGGGGGCTGGCAGCTCTCGGCGCTGAAGTGGTGCGCGCGGGTGGCGACCAAGCCGATCATTGCGGACGGTGGCATCCGCCACCATGGCGACATCGCCAAGAGCGTGCGCTTCGGCGCGGCGATGGTGATGATCGGCTCGCTGTTCGCGGGGCACGAGGAGTCGCCCGGGCGTACGGTGGAGGTCGACGGCCAGCTCTTCAAGGAGTACTACGGCTCGGCCAGCGACTTCAACAAGGGCGAGTACAAGCACGTGGAGGGCAAGCGCATCCTGGAGCCGATCAAGGGGACGCTGGCCGAGACGCTGCGCGAGATGCGCGAGGACCTGCAGAGTTCGATCAGCTACGCGGGCGGGCGGTTGCTGAGCGACCTGCGGCGGGTGAACTACGTGATCCTCGGCGGCGAGAACGCGGGCGAGCATCTGCTGATGTAG
- a CDS encoding right-handed parallel beta-helix repeat-containing protein, producing the protein MPAATATGRHPVIDVTRYGARPDDDQPDDAGVERALQAAQPGDWIVFPPGRYLQKRSWLFTVPGVTLWGPGARVHALDPADQTFGLRADGLRMFGFTLTAATDHRRTQLNNERVTIAPGRAPTRASPPVRHVLVRGITIEPEAGAPFAASAAGIFVYHASHFTIAENHIRATLADGIHITDGSRVGRVIGNQVSQTGDDAIATVTYLGDEGLARLRKGLEADPERQVRDILIEANTVGGNAWGRGIGVIGSERITVRGNLIRGVELAAGIIVAQEGVYKTPGARDVLIEGNQIRDIQVAGQAADPARRRARTGHAGIEIHAYANPPGDAADPFVAERLRVRNVLVRNNQIDNTGAGGIRVGAQSAPGLIERIRLENNTLRRTSGDPVQLHAPDSVTRSCANGMNGTAGANGASASTGCPPAEVDEVPAGARVDCTTLP; encoded by the coding sequence TTGCCGGCCGCCACGGCCACGGGGCGCCACCCGGTCATCGACGTGACGCGGTATGGTGCGCGACCGGACGACGACCAGCCGGACGACGCCGGCGTGGAGCGCGCGCTGCAGGCCGCCCAGCCGGGCGACTGGATCGTTTTCCCACCCGGGCGCTATCTCCAGAAGCGCAGTTGGTTGTTCACCGTGCCCGGCGTCACGCTATGGGGCCCCGGCGCGCGGGTGCATGCACTCGACCCTGCTGACCAGACCTTTGGCCTGCGAGCCGACGGCCTGCGCATGTTCGGCTTCACGCTGACGGCGGCCACGGACCATCGCCGCACCCAGCTGAACAATGAGCGTGTCACGATTGCGCCGGGCCGGGCCCCGACGCGGGCATCGCCCCCCGTGCGCCATGTGCTGGTGCGGGGCATCACGATCGAGCCCGAGGCGGGTGCCCCCTTCGCCGCTTCGGCGGCGGGCATCTTCGTCTACCACGCCAGCCACTTCACGATCGCTGAGAACCACATCCGCGCGACACTGGCAGACGGCATCCACATCACCGACGGCTCACGCGTGGGCCGCGTGATCGGCAACCAGGTGTCGCAAACCGGCGACGATGCGATTGCCACCGTGACCTACCTGGGCGACGAGGGCCTCGCGCGGCTGCGCAAGGGGCTCGAAGCCGACCCGGAACGACAGGTCCGGGACATCCTGATCGAGGCCAACACCGTGGGCGGCAACGCCTGGGGCCGCGGCATCGGCGTGATCGGCAGTGAGCGAATCACCGTGCGGGGCAACCTGATCCGTGGCGTCGAACTGGCGGCCGGCATCATCGTCGCGCAGGAGGGCGTGTACAAGACGCCCGGCGCCCGGGACGTGCTGATCGAAGGCAACCAGATCCGGGACATCCAGGTGGCCGGGCAAGCGGCCGACCCAGCCAGGCGCCGGGCCCGAACCGGGCATGCCGGCATCGAGATCCACGCCTACGCCAACCCGCCGGGGGACGCCGCCGACCCCTTCGTCGCGGAACGACTCAGGGTGCGCAATGTCCTGGTGCGCAACAACCAGATCGACAACACCGGTGCCGGTGGCATCCGCGTGGGCGCCCAGAGCGCCCCTGGCCTGATCGAACGCATCCGCCTGGAAAACAACACCCTGCGCCGCACGAGCGGCGACCCCGTCCAACTGCACGCGCCCGACAGCGTCACGCGCTCCTGCGCAAACGGGATGAACGGGACGGCCGGGGCAAATGGCGCCAGCGCCAGCACCGGCTGTCCGCCCGCCGAGGTTGACGAAGTGCCCGCGGGCGCTCGTGTGGACTGCACGACCTTGCCCTGA
- a CDS encoding acyltransferase family protein: protein MFQTIQASRGIAALLVVLFHVGITLSKDKYFGEVAETIDRIFSFGGRAGVAFFFVLSGFIISHVHHADLGRPDRFMPYLRKRIKRIYPIYLFVFLAVFGSALAIPSLRDTVPHDPLVILKSILLLPQDKLVVGRTGAPVLDVAWTLQYEMVFYLAFGAAILYRRLFWLVAALFAANYFLQFFADPYEFPRRFFTHHLIFLFLFGVAAAALVRSKWVVPQPGAVVLAGTLAFCGVAAWAVVVVPGEGQPLFDIGYGAASFLLIVGLTAWERAHPRELPQWRYGGLGDASYALYLIHYPLVSALCKIAVRLLPKTEASAWVAFVLIVEICVLAGLLLHRFVEKPLVQGVFARRPVLQKQAA from the coding sequence ATGTTCCAGACGATCCAGGCCAGCCGGGGGATTGCGGCGCTGCTCGTGGTGCTGTTCCACGTCGGCATCACGCTGTCCAAGGACAAGTACTTTGGTGAGGTTGCCGAAACGATTGATCGCATCTTCTCGTTCGGAGGGCGGGCCGGCGTGGCTTTCTTCTTCGTGCTGAGCGGGTTCATCATCAGCCATGTCCACCATGCCGATCTGGGCCGTCCCGACCGCTTCATGCCCTATTTGCGCAAGCGGATCAAGCGGATCTATCCCATCTATCTCTTCGTGTTCCTGGCCGTGTTCGGTTCCGCGCTGGCGATACCTTCGCTGCGAGATACCGTGCCGCATGATCCGCTGGTCATCCTGAAATCCATCCTGCTGCTGCCGCAGGACAAACTGGTGGTCGGTCGCACCGGTGCGCCGGTGCTGGATGTGGCCTGGACCCTGCAGTACGAAATGGTGTTCTACCTCGCCTTCGGGGCCGCCATCCTGTACCGGCGCCTGTTCTGGCTGGTCGCGGCGCTGTTTGCGGCCAATTACTTCCTGCAGTTCTTTGCCGATCCCTACGAGTTTCCGCGCCGCTTCTTCACCCATCACCTGATCTTTCTCTTCCTGTTCGGTGTGGCGGCGGCGGCGTTGGTGCGCAGCAAATGGGTGGTTCCCCAGCCGGGCGCCGTGGTGCTGGCCGGCACCCTGGCCTTTTGCGGCGTGGCAGCCTGGGCCGTGGTGGTGGTGCCAGGTGAGGGGCAACCGCTGTTTGACATTGGTTATGGCGCGGCGAGTTTCCTGCTCATCGTCGGGCTCACCGCCTGGGAGCGGGCACACCCGCGCGAATTGCCGCAGTGGCGATATGGCGGCCTGGGCGATGCCTCCTACGCGCTGTACCTGATCCACTATCCGCTGGTTTCCGCCCTGTGCAAGATCGCGGTGCGCCTGTTGCCGAAAACGGAGGCCAGCGCCTGGGTCGCCTTTGTGCTGATCGTGGAAATCTGCGTGCTGGCCGGTTTGCTGCTGCACCGCTTTGTAGAAAAGCCGTTGGTCCAGGGGGTCTTCGCTCGCCGCCCTGTCCTGCAAAAACAGGCTGCGTGA